CGGAGGATTTTGCTttacctatatttttaaaagcagtacTGCGTATTAGCTTTCGTTTTGGCAGTACGGTTTGTTGGGGAAAATACACGGCAACTGTTGGACCATCTGGGTGAGACCAAAGTCACTCTACATGTCAAGAACAGGGCTGAGCGGCTGCTGTTAGAAGAAACGTTTCATCTTCTCTTGGTCGTATTTTTCGTGATAAGCCCCCACTATGTGCACTTGAAAGCTCGTCGTGTGTAAACGAGCGCGTGCATCGCGAGCCCAGCCTTCCGGCTCGATTAGGGCTTTGGTTCCTAAGTGCGGCTGTTTCTCCGCCCCGCGTCCCTGGCGGGGCAGAGGCTGCGCGCAGCGCTGGGCGGGCCCGGGGGTGCCTGGGGCGAAGGGCGCCGCCGCCTCCCCCGGGAGGGCTCCTCACAGTCAGCCGCCTGTCGGTCGGCCAGCGCGCGCGCCAGCGTCCCTCACGCGGCTCACTCACCGCTGTCCTCTCCGTCCAGCGCTCGCTGCAGCCGGGCCGTCTCGCCGTCCAGGGTGACGGCCAGAGACCGCAGCTTCCCGCAGAAGCACCGGATCAGATCCATGGACGAGCCCGGCGCTCGTCCTCAGTGCCCGCGCACGTTTGAATCCCGGCGCCGGAAACGCCATTGGTTCCGCGACTCGCGCAAGGCCCTTCTCGCGAGAGCTGAAGCTTCGCGCGAGGAGACGGGTGGCGCGTCGGGAAAGCGCGCTTCCGGCTTCCAGCTTCCTGCTTCCGGCGTCGTGTGCCGGCGTGCGGAGGGTGGCTCTGACGTGCGGCTGGTGAGTGTTGGGGCGCGGGTCGGGTTGGCCTACGGGCGACGGCGGGGCTCCCCTCTCACTTCTCCCCGCGGCCGGCGCGCCGCCGACTCCCGCTTCTGTGCTCTCGGCAGGCGCCATGTTCCTGACCGCGCTCCTGCGCCGCGGCCGCATCCCCGGCCGGCAGTGGATCGGGAAGCACCGGCGGCCGCGGCCCGTGTCGGCGCAGGCGAAGCAGAACATGGTCCGCCGCCTGGAGGTCGAGGCGGAGAACCACTACTGGCTGAGCCGGCCCTTCCTCACGGTCGAGCAGGAGCGCGGCCACGCGGCGGCCCGCCGGGCGGCCGCCTTCCAGGCGCTCAAGGCGGCGCAGGTGGCCAGGTTCCCCGCGCACCGACGGCTGGAGGACCAGCTCGGCCACCTCAAGGTCACCGGGAAGTGGTCCTGACCCGCGCCACGCCGCCTGCGTCTTGCGGCGACGAGCGGGAGCATCTGGCCAGAGCCCCACGGAGCCCCGGCCAAGCCGAGCGAGTGTCTGCGACGGGGGCCCCGGGCCCGCGCTCCCCACCGCCCGCAGTGTGTCTCGGTCGGATCGCGTCTCGCTTTTCTGCCCTGAGGACGGAACCGGGCGGCGTCCGCGTCACACGGCATGCGGAACGCAACCTGCGCGCAGCCGCGATAAAGCTGCCGACCGCGCTCTGGCATCTGGGCCTCGGTGCGAGATTCCGCCGGGGGCTTTGCCGTGCATGCTCGCTGACCTTCTGCCGACAGGTCTTGCCTAAGCGGACatgaaaaaaatctacttttCCAGTTAAACGCGCTCCTAAAAATAGCGGTTTCTGGTGAGATTTGCTCCTAAAGGTGGACAATTGGACAGCGTCTATTTTGGGGGACTTACCTCGGAACTAAGACCCTTTAAGCCAGGCGGCGCAGCCAAACAACAAACCAAACAGAatagtctctttaaaaaaaatcaggttgtCACCTCAGTATTGAAATTTAAGGatgatttatgtattttggatatgagTCCTTTTTCAGGTATTCTTTTTCCAGTCTTcgacttttcattcttttaacagaaTGTCTTCCAAAGAACGGAAGTTCTTAGGTTTGATGAAGGGGACAATTGAAAATTGTTTAATAAAAGCTAAATTAAAACCTGTTTGATAAAGCCGCGTGTGCTCTGGCGTAGGTAGACCACAGTGTCGTCGCACTCGGGTCGTCCCTGTGGTTGCCCGAAGGATCAGCCCCATCGCTTTCCCAAGGCAGCACTGTACCTTGCCACACCTGCCAGGTGACTAAAGTAACAGTCATCCCCTAACAACAACAGCAGCTGTTCAAATAcaggactttatttatttattaataaagtaATCGTTATGATTTTTggaaaaacaagttttaaaatgttcAGCCTTCGTGTTAATGTAGGTTAGGCCACCCAAAAGACAAAGCAAAGATAACATTAAGTCATGGTCCAGGGTTACACTTATGAGAAACAAATACAAGATTTACGGGACATGATATGTAAAAACAACCAAAGTAAACTGTATTTCAAATTTgtttatataaaaacatattaaagATCACTTTAAAATAGTGCCCACCTTTTCTGTAAATGGGCATAGACTAACCTGCAATCATGTACAAATGTGATAAACTCAACAGCTTTCTGAAGCTTTTAATACAAATACAATTCCTTGCTTCTTTATGCAACTCAGCAAAATAATAAAGTGAAGTCGTTAGAAAAATATGGACCTTGCTGAATCTatcttgcatttttaatttaagttGGAAAATATAGTTCAGATCGTAAGAAACTTCACATGAATTTCAGATTTACATATTAGCTGTATCTTACAGAATATgagatatggcctttattttggcTGAAATGCAAAAATATGGTTAATTTCTCTTAATAGAttagttaaaaatacttttcattgATAGCAGTGCTAGTCCTAGAACAAAATGTAAGCAAAACATATTTGTAAGTCACTTGTGTTTTCAGCGCCCCAAATATGCAGATCCTAACAGCCCTTAATATGCATCTGCTTTAAAGATGACTGAAGGGAAATCTCACATGACTGAAAAATCTGCAAATCCTACAAACAGTCAAAATCTGCTATTAATAGAAATAAATTCAAGTAAACATTGCATATTTGATTTAAACTAAGTTAAATTAACTTACGACACATTGGATCATACCCACTAAATATGTAAAAGGATCTTAAAAAATCATCCATATGCAAAGATGAAACTCTACTATGTAAGCGGTGCAAGTTCAGTGACCACTAAGCTGTAGCTGCTCTTTGGTTTGGCACAGTGACAGTGGTCAGATGCCTCAGGTACTGAATATTCAAGTAAGTTTGTACCCACGTCAAACCAAGTTTCCTgtctcatttgtttttaatggcaATGGCAAGACCTGAAATTcaactttattttccttaaatatcACAACTGTTCCAAGTGTCTGAAGGAACAGAGACAGTACTAATAAATTTTGACAGGGCTTCATTTTGACCATTTCTCTGCAAAGGTTGGCAGCACTAATCAATCCCAGAGAAATACCAAagaggcagcctttccctgaTTCCCATACCACTGGTAGGCCCTTGCTGAACAGTCATTAATATGTACAACTAAACGAAGCCAAATATTTAGAACGTGGCAAATGTtggccataaattaattaaaccaAAGGTAACTAAATTAAAAGGCTTTAGCTGAAAATTCCTGAAAAGGTGTTTACTATGCTATTAAGATGATGTTAACAGATActgaaagaactgaaaaagagagaaacaccACAAAAGCACCCAAATAGGTTAAAGGGAAAATTAAGTTTCCTCAGTTGTTGATCAGGTGCATGCAAATCCtctgacctaaatgtaaaaatacCCACAAGAAGTACCAGGACATTTCTGAAAGCAGTCACTTACGTTTAAACATTTACTGTTTCCTTATAATACTCAAACTGCCAAACTGATGTTTCTGGTTGGTAAATCGATATCCCTTAACTCTCATAAGTTTTCTAGAATCAAGATTATTAAGACTACAGTGTTGAAATAAAGGTAGAAGCTGTATTATAGTATTCCAAACTATATTTTCAAAGCTAACTCATTCCTCTagttcaaaggggaaaaaaattacttccTTTTAACATCTAATATTAATATAGCCCATGGAATTAGACAAATCCTATAAATTATAAACCTGGAATAGTAGGCTATAAAATTTATGCTACATTAGGAGATTATAGAGCTATCCCTAGTATATGGTTTGGCGTCCAGAAGGAACTCCAAAAATATCTGTTGGACGAATGTTAAGTAAGGTATTGTGCAAAATTAGAAATTGAAGAATGTTAAAGGTCGTCCAGTCGAAATCATTCGTAATacccctctccccaaccctgttttatagacaaggaaactatAACATGTTTTTACAGACGCTGGTTAAAACTGATCTCCACCCACTACTGGAAGCAATCATTTTAGCTTGTGTGTGGCTAACTAAGCAAAGTATAAAGCAGGAGTAACATCTGTATATTGTTTCTCCGCTATAGGACactgtatttttctttagaattaaTGCAACGATCCCTGTCACTTAGATTGGATTTCAAAAGGAAAAGGGGGATAAGTGTCTAGGCAGAAAGGGGTTGCTGTTAGGAAGTCAGATTTAAAATCCTGCATGTAAGAGTGGAATCCACCTCTCAGAGAATGGAAGTTCTGAATGACTACTCAAGTGAGAATTTCCTTCTTGAGAGCAGTGTTATGCTGAACAGTTTTACCCTAGTTCACATTGTATTTTATGTTGCTGTTTAAGCTATTATAGGATTACTGTACAAAGTTTCAAAGCAAATTTGTCATTACCTAAACTGAAATTTGAAAGTCAACTCAGCAGCAGGCAGCACTCTGAAAACATACTTAAGCAGctttctgtagcttgtctttcgCTTTACTTTTCTTTTAGCCACTTCTACCCAATCCTACTGTGTCCAATATATCTATAGCACACGTAACCTTTGTTTCCCTACCTGTATAAATACCCATGAAAGTTCAACAAAAGAGTATATTAAAAgcagagagaaacaaaataatttcttatactgccacattttctttaagcCTTGGGCACAACACTGCACATGGTTTAATTAATGCTTAGAACTAAGCCTTCAATGAATTATACAAATATGCTCCATGTTTTAAATGATTAGGTATCTAAATCCTTCTGAGTGTTATTTTATagccaacaataaaaaaaaatctttagtaaaaatgttgaaaagtataaaacagtAACTATAAATTAGCAAACACCAAGttgtttttaaagcaattattttctttttcttacccagTACAAGCACTTTCAGCCACCATACTGACCTAGATGTACTTCACTTAAGACAAGTTTTCACCTTGTGTTTCTGGAGTGAAAATTTACATGGATACTAAGAAACAACTCTAATAATGTAACTCAGGTATCAAAAGAATACATACGCCATGTTAACGTGTGACCTGACAGCTCATATTATAGCATATCATAATACGTTATTATGAGTAAATGTTATTTCCAAAGTAAAATTAAGTCACTTTTGTAGCTGTAAGTCAGTGTTGAACAAATGGGCTATTTTAAGATTAAGGCATCTTCCAGCTCTGGAGTAGTGCTTCTGTGGAGCCAACAATCTGTACaaaggtttccttttttaaaaaatatatcttcatTTATACTTCAATTATTTAATTCCATTGATCATCTTCTTgcatataaaactgaaaatattccgtccataatgtttttataaacctataaaaccagaaacaattaTTGTTAAAacttgattttgtatttctgaaaACAAGATTTATTAAATAGTTCTTTGGGCTAAGGTATAAAGCTGCTAATACAAcacaaaaggaaagaagtacTTTAATGTTACTAatattctaataataataaaggttTTTAGACGCTGTAAATAAGGGACAGATCACTGACTTTCCCTGAAGCCATTAAGTGAGCATTTTAATACAGGCAGATCCTTACACTTTTCCCTTAGTGTTAACGGGCATAATCTGAGAAGACTGCTATCAGATGTTTATGGGAATTTCAGTGAGTATTCTCAACCACCACGAGCATCAGCCATTATTCCGCCTACACGGAGAGAAGACGCCCAGAGCCAGAACCCGGGAGCCCCGTCT
This portion of the Eschrichtius robustus isolate mEscRob2 chromosome 18, mEscRob2.pri, whole genome shotgun sequence genome encodes:
- the MRPL57 gene encoding large ribosomal subunit protein mL63 — protein: MFLTALLRRGRIPGRQWIGKHRRPRPVSAQAKQNMVRRLEVEAENHYWLSRPFLTVEQERGHAAARRAAAFQALKAAQVARFPAHRRLEDQLGHLKVTGKWS